From Ipomoea triloba cultivar NCNSP0323 chromosome 5, ASM357664v1, the proteins below share one genomic window:
- the LOC116019196 gene encoding cytochrome P450 84A1-like, whose product MEKHNIISVLEALEAQKHMGIYFVIPFLFLFLLSRVRRKPYPPGPKGWPLIGNMNLMDHYSHRGLAKLAEQYGGLLHLKMGSLHMVVVSGPDEARQVLQTQDNIFSNRPANVAISYLTYDRADMAFAHYGPFWRQMRKLCVVKLFSRRRAESWASVRDEVDNAVRAVAMNCGSALNIGELIFGLTQNITYRAAFGSSPSSGQGQDNFINILQEFSKLFGAFNVSDFFPFLSCFDLQGLNPRLAKARAALDGFIDKIIDDHIRRRNKIDGGRISGDGAETDMVDELLAFYSDEMKVNESSDDLQNAIKLTRDNIKAIIMDVMFGGTETVASAIEWTMAELMKTPENLRKLQQELTDIVGLDRKVEEGDLEKLTFLKCCLKETLRLHPPIPLLLHETAEATEVNGYYIPARSRAIINAWAIARDKNSWEDPDSFKPERFLKEGMPDFKGTNFEFIPFGSGRRSCPGMQLGLYALELAVAHLFHCFTWELPDGMKPSELDMDDVFGLTAPKATRLVVIPTPRLNCQLH is encoded by the exons ATggaaaaacataatattatttctgTACTTGAAGCTTTAGAGGCTCAAAAACACATGGGGATATACTTTGTTATccccttcttgttcttgtttttgCTGTCGAGGGTTCGCCGGAAACCTTATCCTCCGGGGCCGAAAGGGTGGCCGCTCATCGGGAACATGAACTTGATGGACCACTATTCTCACCGAGGTCTAGCCAAGTTGGCCGAACAGTATGGCGGGTTGTTACACCTCAAGATGGGGAGCCTTCACATGGTGGTTGTGTCCGGCCCGGATGAAGCCCGACAAGTGCTCCAAACACAAGACAACATCTTTTCCAACCGCCCGGCCAACGTTGCCATCAGCTACTTAACCTACGACCGGGCCGACATGGCCTTCGCTCACTACGGGCCCTTTTGGCGCCAGATGCGAAAGCTCTGCGTTGTGAAGCTCTTCAGCCGTCGTCGGGCCGAGTCGTGGGCCTCGGTCCGCGACGAGGTCGATAACGCGGTCCGGGCCGTGGCCATGAACTGCGGGTCGGCCCTGAACATCGGCGAGCTCATATTCGGGCTGACCCAAAACATCACTTACCGGGCCGCCTTCGGGTCAAGCCCGAGCTCGGGCCAAGGGCAAGACAACTTCATTAATATTCTCCAGGAATTCTCGAAACTGTTCGGAGCTTTTAACGTTTCGGACTTTTTCCCATTTCTGAGCTGCTTTGATCTGCAAGGCTTAAACCCTCGGCTCGCTAAAGCCCGGGCTGCCCTCGACGGCTTCATCGATAAAATCATCGATGATCATATCCGACGGAGGAATAAAATCGACGGCGGCCGAATCTCCGGCGACGGAGCTGAAACGGACATGGTGGATGAGCTGTTAGCTTTCTATAGCGACGAAATGAAAGTGAACGAATCATCAGATGATCTTCAAAACGCCATTAAACTCACCAGAGATAACATCAAAGCCATCATAATG GATGTAATGTTTGGTGGCACTGAGACAGTGGCGTCTGCAATCGAGTGGACAATGGCGGAGCTTATGAAAACGCCGGAGAATCTCAGGAAGCTACAACAAGAGCTTACCGACATCGTCGGGCTCGACCGAAAAGTTGAAGAGGGTGACTTGGAAAAGCTCACATTCTTGAAATGCTGTCTGAAGGAGACTCTCCGGCTCCACCCACCCATCCCTCTACTCCTCCACGAGACGGCGGAGGCCACCGAGGTGAACGGGTACTACATCCCGGCGAGGTCACGTGCCATCATTAACGCGTGGGCCATCGCACGTGACAAAAACTCTTGGGAAGACCCGGATAGTTTTAAGCCCGAGAGGTTCCTCAAGGAAGGCATGCCCGATTTCAAAGGGACCAACTTCGAGTTCATACCGTTCGGGTCGGGCCGGCGGTCTTGCCCCGGCATGCAACTCGGGCTTTACGCGTTAGAGTTGGCCGTGGCCCATCTTTTCCATTGCTTCACCTGGGAATTGCCCGATGGGATGAAACCGAGTGAGCTCGATATGGATGACGTATTCGGGCTCACCGCCCCGAAAGCAACTCGACTCGTTGTCATCCCTACTCCCCGGTTAAATTGTCAGCTCCATTGA